GTTTCCTTGTCATTTGTTATTACTTCAAACtcaaattaaaattatatttttctaaATACTCACATGTACAAAtcagctggatcagaccaaggaaTCATTAGTTGAGTTACAATGGTACATGCATTGTACATCTATCTTGTGAACTACTACACACACTTGCGATTATTTAGAAACTCTGTGGCACTAGTTAAACAAAATTCAGACACTGGGAACTTCCAGATGGATGGGGAATGGCTCCAAACTCTCACAACTGAAAAGGCAActattttgttccttttccttaacggattttttttttcctggtgagaTGAAAAGTGGAAGGAGCCATAGGAAATCACAGAGAACAACAAATTGAAGAAAACAATTGTCTGGACCTCCTGTAAACTGGGCCTCTCAGGCTGGTGGAACACCTTTCCAAGGATGTTGGCCCTTCTCCCTGCAGTTCTGTTATTGAAGTCAAAAGTCCTTATTAAGCAACTTACAGCCTTCTgtggaagtcccccccccccaccgcttttaatgtttaaaattgcttttagttCCATTGggttttcatatttatttatttatttatttatttatttgttggacttatataccgccccatagcgctacaagcactctccgggcggtttacaatttaattatacaggctacacattgcccccccagcaagctgggtactcattttaccgacctcggaaggatagaaggctgagtcaaccttgagccggctacctgggatttgaaccccaggtcgtgaacacagttttagctgcagtacagcgttttaaccactgcgccacgaggctcttgcaaTTTAATTGTGATCTGAGTTTATAACTTGGGGCACCTTTAAGAAATTCTTGCTGTGAGCCACCTTCAGTCCCAAAGGAGGGCAGAATATAAatcagatgaatccaggagcttGGCAGTTTGATCTCCCTATAAAGCCTTTTGTCTAGAAGCACTGCTATCTGCTTCTTTTCAGTCTGATTTGTCAATGGAATCTAGTTACACCTTCTACAAGATTTTCTGGAGGCAAACACATTATTTCATCTACCAAAACAGGACTGTATAATTGTTATTACAATTAACTGAATCTCCAAATGTCAAAggcagcttatttttaaaattaagttacCTCATAATGAGCAAGTTTACTCCCTCTGTTATTTGGCAAAAGCATTTGCAAGGCTATACTGCACACCAGTGGCGAATCAGGGAATGaacatatttctatttttgtattcttttttgttACTTCACTGTGATGAAATAGTTCTCAACTACTCCTTTTACTGGATCAGCAGAAGGTAAGATATATCCATGTTTAATAGCACAACCTAGTGTATGCCTGCTTAAAAACAAGACTCAGAAATCTTAATGggacatgcacaggattgcaacTGTGAGAGATAAAGAAACCTGGCTCTGAATATTAAGTTCTTATGACTATTTGCATGACTACTATATAAATATTACTCAAAATAcgaacatatatgaaatataaatattttttagaTTTTGTGcgaattttgcttcccttctcaaaTGTCTAGGACtatgtgttgttgttattgttttaacatACATATGACCTGGATCCAAAAGTGTCTTCAGAACATGGGAATATACTTTTGGGGAGGCAATTCAGCAACCCCAGTCAAATCTATTCTACTGTAGTCACCAGTATTCACCCCACTCCATTTCTTAAGGTCCCTCAATTGACAAGAGTACCATGATGGGGGTCAGGGTTTCAGAAGGCAGCAGTTTTCAGAAGATCGTATAGAATAATCAGAATTGCACTCACACTTCTCTAAAACCAGCCACATATGATCTAGTTTTACTTTTATGACATGTAGACATTTAACATAATTCCTTGGGCTTGGATAACTCTGAATGTTACTATCCCGTATATTATATACCTCTTTTAGATTACATGTATTATTAAGAGTCAACTcaatattttaataaatgctGAATGAATAGATTGACTTCCAGTTTTGTATTATAGTAGCACAGGTGATTAATCATAAAATTAATTACATGTTCTGTGACTGATAGATAGCAATGGAGAAAATAATTCATGCAGCTCTTCCCATGTTATGATTTCATACGCCTTTTAACTAGGATTGCTTATGAAACTTTCCCTGTACAaaatgttctcccccccccccccccggttggttCCAAATGCACTGTTTGGAGCAAGGGATCAAGATGTTACCCATTTGCTATTCTCCTTTTCTAGAGCTTCAGCTTCATACCAACCATACCCCCCTTTTTTCCAGTGCACACAAATACCCTGACATGAAGAAGCTGACAACAGTGCAATGCCTTGCACAACTAATTCCAGAATAAGTTTTAGAGTTTGCCCGTTTTAAATCAGGAAACTGGTGCAAAATAGAAGTAAGTCATAGAAAAGCAATGAAACTGGGAGAGAAACCCAATCATTTCTATTTAATATAACCCACAATTTCTTGGAGTTTTGTGGTATGCAAAAAAATAATGCTTCCATATATTTTTTCCGTTTCCCATGGCAACCCCCTATTGCAACATACCTGTTTTAAATTCCCATGCTTGTACTTCTGCAACTCCTCAGATTTCCTTTTGCACAGAGATTTTTCTGACTTCACCTTCTCTATCTCTTTTTCCAGGGATGAACGGATCCTGCAGTGTAACAAGAATAGTCAAAgactggtattttaaaaaaattacagtaccCAACGTCTATATTGTTTAActtgtgctgctgttgctgttctaTTAGCACGGAGGGAACAACATTTTCAGAGGCAATGAGCAGCTCATTCCTGAATCTAGGTGAGCCAGAATATGGGCAATTTCGCTGATATAATCATATCAGCTTCTGGTGGGCTGTATCAAAAGTCGAAGCACATTAGAATAAAATCATACACAGCTGTACTTCTGTGGTATAATCCCATCATCTCTGGTAACTGATACTTAAAGAAGTAGGTAGCCAAGGCTAGTGCCACTGTTCCTTCCCACAATTTTTGCCAAATCATAttcatttaggaaaaaaaaacatagccgAGATCCAATTCAGGAGAGTTTGAAGTGCTTCAAAGCAAAAGTCCTTAGTGACATAGCTATGCAGGATGAGGGGGAACTTGGTTGTCCAGCCAACTGGAAGTGTAGCACTGCCATCTGATGGCTGCTTGTAGGATGTCAGAATTGCAGCTGGGTGCTCAACTGGCATATGAATCAGCCCCATTATGTCACTAGGCAATTTCATCATGTCCAGGAGATGCATGCACATAGATgtcaaataatattaataattgtgtgctgtcaggtcaattctgacttacggtgaccctttccagggttttctaggtagagaatacaaagAAGTtccttatcattcccttcttctggaggcaacctgcaactatgcagcttgcccaaggccatacatgctggctcttctcttaggagacacaatggggaattgaactctcaactctCTACAGATAGATACCTAAACCCCTCAGATATCCAGCCAACTACAGATGTCTAGGATGGATGACTCTTCACAAGAGAGAAGAATGTAGAACTGTGGAGGCTTGAGTGAATGGTGTGCTACAATAGGATCCTTTTGACCCATGTCAGTGGGACTGTTCTTCTGAGGCCATTCTGTACAGGCTTCTAGAATAGTGTGGAAAGAAAATCTAGAAAGCAACTCTGATGCCATGGCACATAAATCTGAAAATGGCTCCTGGTGGTTTGTGAACTAGAATGTAAGTAATTCAAAGTACAGAATAATAGAATTTGGTCTCacaacaaatctgaaaaatgcaaTACTTTCACCCAATTCAAATCAGTGCCTTGAAATATTTATGTACCTGGCATTTGGTaaaagttttttctttctttctttcttcttcttttttttttttttgactagaTAATAGCAGAAAATAGACATGAAGAGTAATGTACTTTTAAATTCCACCAATTTCAGTGGAAGACCTTGTGAACATGCATTTCTGAAGAATGGTTTGGATCATTGCTTTAGATAATATTAGTATTTAATATCTTCTTTCCATGTTAAACTGGGATGGAATACAGTATCCATGGCAACATACAATTTCAAGATCCTAATCtcataaaattaaataatgaataatTCCAAATAGTACTGATCATATCTTTTCTTTATTCCATATAAGAAATAGCAGTTCTTGTAATATCTTAGCCTCCCCTTTCtggccattattttaaaaaagatacactCCAACCTTAATGAAAGAAATCTACACTTATACAATGTTAACTATTCATTTTTCTTCAAGACAAAATGATCCTGATATTCCTAACCAAATGAGCATAGTGCTATTTCTTTCCCATATAGATCAAGATCCTGTTCCCCATTGGCAGAGTGGAAAGCTCCATTGGTGTGCTAATGAAGTTCTTTCTGTTTACCATTGTGCAACTGGGGAATACCTGTTTTGAGTAGCTTACattaagggaatccaggttgccctttgcaaagatggcagctgcagcttccctaacctaaatgaagccaccatctttgcaaagggcagccactctccctttttacatgctgtggctgggaggccagatggagaccttggcagcagcaattcAGGTAAGGGGGTGttagtgggggtgggtggctgcctattggccaccAATCAGTTCatcggtggccggtaggcagaaaggtttttttttaaataggaagggggtgttgggggctaaggtagggggaggaaggggtggggtaggctgtagAGGTGGGTAGCTGTGgaggggtggctgcctatcagcagCCAATCAATTGAGGTaggcagaatattttttaaaaaattaggaaggGGGTGTCGGcatgggtggtggtgatggcgagtgtttttttttaataaccccccacAAATTGACGAATAAcagttattcattgcttcatggggcAACTTggtgctttgtgagtcgtcaacttttgatgacttaTGAAGTGGGATGACTCGCCAAAATAGTGAATCGTCCCCATCCCTAGTGTTGAgtattgagtcatggcaactggactcacTCTGaataagctacttggatgagttgtgaaatgtttcaacctaacaagaaaaaagtccagttgccctgactcaacttccagataacttcacctggatgactgagaatcttcacagatatataacTACTTAAGAGTGTTTTGCACTTAATCAATATTTAGGATTGCTAGTAAGAGCAGTGAGCAAATTGTATTCATTATTATTGTCTTCTACCAACGATAGTCTACTTAAACACCTGTAAGCATGGTAAGTAGACAGAGAATATGTAGAGATATTTCAGAAAGATGTGccaagggttttccaggtggttATTTAGCACCCACTTACAGGATTAAAACACAGATACATTTAAGAGGAAAATACTAGGAAGTTTTGTCAGTGGGGTTAGTTTTTCCATCATTACAATCTACCTTTTAATTTAATTACAAAAAACAATGAGTTCTATTTAAAATTAATTCCTTCAAAATAATGTTTgaacaaaagggggggaaagtttTCAACTTACTTTTGCTCCTTCTGCAAGATCTTCTTTGATTCATACAGATGCAACACTGATATATGTATTGGTTCATCATTCTGAGAATGGTTTGGGTTGCCTTTGCTTGGGTTAAGATTTTCTAGAAAGACTGGAGTATATTTTCCTCCAGAGTCAAGAATTTCCAGATTTTCAGTTGGATAACCATTCTGAAATGAAAAATGTCCTTCTTAGGTgggctagaatcctactggtatTTGCATAAGAGTCACATAATGTGCCATGGCTAATGAATGGAGTGCATTTTGGTCATTTGCTTATTCACACTTATGATTGTGCAACCCAAATCCATtctggcacctcatcaatcaACTTcagttagctgcagcaagttatgcaaaacaTATGTGAGTGGAAGCTGGATCCCAGCTTTACTTACAGTATACATAATCAGTAGTACACTTGTACTAAAACCTGAATGACTTTCTTGAAACTACATCCTGTGTTTGGTGGCAGTTCATCAAATGGACAGTATTGTACCATTCAGTACTTTAATGGAAGGCAGATATATATAATGTGGCAGtcttccattgaaataaaatgtGACTGTCTTCTAAatagacatactgtatatctataaGTGTCTATTTGGAAGACAGCCacattttatttcaatgtgactTATCCCCAAAAGATTGCAGTCTCAATAAATATAAAGCTATGGAGAAAATTGTTCATCCCTTTAATTATAGAAATGCAGATATGTATTTACCTGGCAGGCACTTTCTAACTCAAACATATTCTGCATATATTGAACTGGATCTTTCTCCAGAGGTCCTAGACACTCTTCTTTTATCCAGGACATTTCAGAAGGATCAAATTTGTTTTTCCAAGAGTGTTGAGCTctcatttcttcattttctctgaGCAAACCTTGGTTAATTTTTTTCAGAGCACTCAGCTCTTTCACAGATTCTTCTAGCTTGAGCTTTAGCTGCCTGCTCTCCTCACgagctttatttttttctgctcGAACTTTGCTCCACTTCTCCCTCCAGTTGGCAGTGCAGTCTGACCACCAGCGCATGGTCTTCTCCATCTGAGCTGCCCTGGCCTTGGCTTCTTCAAGTTCTCGAAATCTTATTTCGTCATAAATTTCCCAGTCACTGCTCTTATAATTGTATATAGGAGGCTGGTAGGAAATAGTTGGAAGAACTACAGGCACTATTACATTTGAGCTGCAGGTACTACATATTGTTGCACAGTCTCTTACTTCTGTTTCATTAGGTTCCTTTGGCTGGTTCCTGTGGAGTTGCTTTTCTTCCATTATGTTGCACAAAGAGTCAACATTCATGTCCCAGGATAATTCATTTGTTTCTACACCTAAAGCAGAAAAGGATATTGAAATTTATAAACATTTTAACCAAATAAACCTCCAACTGGCAGGACCATTAATAACTCATTATTTTATTCAGTGCAAACTGTCTCATTTATTTCACCATATCCTAAGACTAGCCTCACTAAGAGCTTACCCTGTGTAATTAAAGttaaattacctttttttttcttgcaacaaACTTATAGGAAACAATAAATTAGGGAGAATGAAGATCATTTCACACAAGTGACCTGTTTTTCTCCTTAATTCACTGGAATGTgatctccctccccaccccccacagtcTCTGTGCAGCAAGATCCCAATTGAACCATCTCTTTAATGCAGTGTTGTTACTTATATCAGCATTCTGTGGTCAATCATAAACCATCACTCTaaactcaacatcagatccctttgacattccaaagtggagtaaaacaaggctgtgtcctcacgccgaccctgtttgggatc
This sequence is a window from Pogona vitticeps strain Pit_001003342236 chromosome 4, PviZW2.1, whole genome shotgun sequence. Protein-coding genes within it:
- the CCDC102B gene encoding coiled-coil domain-containing protein 102B isoform X3, encoding MNVDSLCNIMEEKQLHRNQPKEPNETEVRDCATICSTCSSNVIVPVVLPTISYQPPIYNYKSSDWEIYDEIRFRELEEAKARAAQMEKTMRWWSDCTANWREKWSKVRAEKNKAREESRQLKLKLEESVKELSALKKINQGLLRENEEMRAQHSWKNKFDPSEMSWIKEECLGPLEKDPVQYMQNMFELESACQNGYPTENLEILDSGGKYTPVFLENLNPSKGNPNHSQNDEPIHISVLHLYESKKILQKEQKIRSSLEKEIEKVKSEKSLCKRKSEELQKYKHGNLKQLGVHNDLCQTEVERSVEYLEEDTEARSPKDMKIFQLQAEVKN
- the CCDC102B gene encoding coiled-coil domain-containing protein 102B isoform X1, producing MNVDSLCNIMEEKQLHRNQPKEPNETEVRDCATICSTCSSNVIVPVVLPTISYQPPIYNYKSSDWEIYDEIRFRELEEAKARAAQMEKTMRWWSDCTANWREKWSKVRAEKNKAREESRQLKLKLEESVKELSALKKINQGLLRENEEMRAQHSWKNKFDPSEMSWIKEECLGPLEKDPVQYMQNMFELESACQNGYPTENLEILDSGGKYTPVFLENLNPSKGNPNHSQNDEPIHISVLHLYESKKILQKEQKIRSSLEKEIEKVKSEKSLCKRKSEELQKYKHGNLKQLGVHNDLCQTEVERSVEYLEEDTEARSPKDMKIFQLQAEIDRLWSECATSGRRRKILETEKQELDRENRRLKAKVKDLQDLLERNSELPAVHLCGTLKIPGSEGLGKKL
- the CCDC102B gene encoding coiled-coil domain-containing protein 102B isoform X2, whose translation is MNVDSLCNIMEEKQLHRNQPKEPNETEVRDCATICSTCSSNVIVPVVLPTISYQPPIYNYKSSDWEIYDEIRFRELEEAKARAAQMEKTMRWWSDCTANWREKWSKVRAEKNKAREESRQLKLKLEESVKELSALKKINQGLLRENEEMRAQHSWKNKFDPSEMSWIKEECLGPLEKDPVQYMQNMFELESACQNGYPTENLEILDSGGKYTPVFLENLNPSKGNPNHSQNDEPIHISVLHLYESKKILQKEQKIRSSLEKEIEKVKSEKSLCKRKSEELQKYKHGNLKQLGVHNDLCQTEVERSVEYLEEDTEARSPKDMKIFQLQAEIDRLWSECATSGRRRKILETEKQELDRENRRLKAKVKN